One genomic region from Reichenbachiella ulvae encodes:
- a CDS encoding efflux RND transporter periplasmic adaptor subunit — protein MKKVLKVLLIIIFLAGAGYAAYFFVKSNQKAVIEFETAKAFKATIQNKTVATGKVIPEDEVEIKPNLSGIIEDVLLEEGEEVKTGDLIAKIKVVPNEASLNSAKGRVSNAEIVLKNAELEYNRNKKLYEKGIIADQAFNSAELSYSQAKQELANARNDLQIIKLGTAGGGAANTNIRATVTGTIIDIPVKKGDQVIESNNFNQGTTIAIIADLDKMIFEGKVDEAEVGKLKVGMPLKISLAAIDDHEYDAILRFIAPKGTEENGAVQFEIKADVTLSGDQFVRAGYSANATMVLESRDSVLSIKEEWVQYVPNSDSAFVEVKKGEQEYEKQYLKLGLSDGINTEVISGVSKEDEIKVWNKTEPVKRGDSNG, from the coding sequence ATGAAAAAGGTACTAAAAGTTTTATTGATCATCATATTCCTGGCGGGTGCAGGATATGCTGCATACTTCTTTGTCAAATCCAATCAAAAAGCGGTCATAGAGTTCGAAACGGCCAAGGCTTTTAAGGCAACTATCCAAAACAAGACAGTGGCTACCGGAAAGGTAATACCTGAAGATGAGGTGGAGATTAAACCCAACCTTTCAGGTATCATAGAGGATGTGCTACTAGAAGAAGGTGAGGAAGTGAAAACAGGCGACTTGATTGCTAAAATCAAGGTCGTCCCGAATGAAGCCTCTCTCAACAGCGCCAAAGGGCGTGTTAGCAATGCAGAAATCGTATTGAAAAATGCTGAGTTGGAATACAACCGAAACAAAAAACTCTACGAAAAGGGTATAATTGCTGATCAGGCCTTTAACAGTGCGGAATTGAGCTACTCGCAAGCCAAGCAAGAATTGGCTAATGCGAGAAATGACCTGCAAATCATCAAGCTAGGTACAGCAGGTGGTGGAGCAGCTAATACCAATATCCGTGCGACTGTGACAGGGACGATCATCGACATCCCAGTTAAAAAAGGAGATCAGGTAATCGAAAGTAACAACTTCAACCAAGGGACTACCATTGCAATCATCGCAGATCTGGACAAAATGATTTTCGAAGGAAAAGTAGATGAAGCAGAAGTTGGGAAGCTAAAAGTAGGTATGCCGCTAAAAATAAGTTTGGCAGCCATCGACGATCACGAATATGACGCCATTCTGAGATTTATCGCTCCTAAGGGAACAGAAGAAAATGGAGCAGTACAATTCGAAATCAAAGCGGATGTAACGCTTTCTGGAGATCAATTCGTACGTGCCGGTTACAGTGCGAATGCTACCATGGTACTTGAGAGCAGAGACTCTGTCCTTTCGATCAAAGAAGAATGGGTACAATATGTCCCTAACTCGGACAGTGCTTTTGTTGAAGTGAAAAAAGGAGAGCAAGAGTACGAAAAGCAATACCTCAAACTTGGTTTATCTGATGGCATCAATACCGAAGTGATTTCTGGTGTCAGCAAAGAGGATGAAATCAAAGTTTGGAATAAAACAGAGCCCGTCAAAAGAGGTGACTCCAACGGATAA
- a CDS encoding ABC transporter permease, with product MFSRDRWQEIFQAISKNKLRTSLSGFTVALGIFIFVILFGFGNGLKNTFQEFFMDDATNTIFIYPNRTTMPYKGYKSNRQIEFDNEDLEVILEEFAPFIQYITPRIYRNFEFKYEGESNTYPVRAVAPPHQFLEKTIMMKGRYINEKDILKKEKYIVIGRLIEQDLFDGQDALGKFIDMRNSNYKIIGVFQDDGGDREERTAYMPYTTLQLNEMNNDKINQIVIGFKPEIGYMGAMGFYYKLQEFMKERHFVNPEDQAGIYFRNVAENFQQNQQLATVLQIIVSLVGLGTLIAGVIGISNIMVFTVKERTKELGIRKALGATPATVTGMILQESIFITIIAGYLGLFAGVMVLQSVGDKLKDYFITNPYLDMNTGIAATLALVLFGAIAGYIPARRAARIKPIVALRDE from the coding sequence ATGTTCAGTAGAGATCGCTGGCAAGAGATATTTCAGGCCATATCCAAAAACAAACTTAGAACCTCCTTATCTGGCTTTACCGTTGCATTAGGGATTTTCATATTTGTGATACTTTTTGGATTTGGCAATGGATTGAAGAACACTTTCCAAGAGTTCTTTATGGATGATGCGACCAATACCATTTTCATCTATCCCAACCGAACCACTATGCCCTATAAAGGATACAAATCCAACAGGCAGATTGAGTTTGACAATGAGGATTTAGAAGTGATATTAGAAGAATTTGCTCCATTCATCCAATATATCACGCCTCGTATCTATCGCAATTTCGAATTTAAATACGAGGGTGAATCTAACACCTACCCTGTTCGGGCTGTAGCCCCTCCTCATCAATTTTTGGAAAAAACCATCATGATGAAAGGACGCTATATCAATGAAAAGGACATTCTAAAAAAAGAGAAATACATAGTGATTGGTAGACTCATAGAGCAAGATCTTTTCGATGGTCAAGATGCCCTTGGAAAGTTCATTGATATGAGAAACAGTAACTATAAGATAATAGGCGTATTTCAGGACGATGGTGGAGACAGAGAAGAGAGAACAGCATATATGCCCTATACCACGCTGCAGCTGAATGAGATGAACAATGACAAAATCAATCAAATCGTGATTGGTTTCAAACCAGAAATCGGCTATATGGGTGCCATGGGATTCTATTACAAGCTTCAGGAATTCATGAAAGAGCGCCACTTTGTTAATCCAGAAGATCAAGCAGGAATCTATTTCAGAAATGTAGCAGAAAACTTCCAGCAAAATCAGCAATTGGCGACTGTGCTGCAGATCATTGTTTCGCTAGTGGGACTGGGTACACTAATCGCTGGAGTCATAGGCATTAGCAACATCATGGTGTTCACTGTCAAAGAGAGAACCAAAGAACTGGGCATAAGAAAAGCACTGGGAGCCACACCTGCTACTGTAACAGGGATGATCCTTCAAGAATCTATTTTTATCACCATTATAGCTGGCTATTTAGGGTTATTTGCCGGTGTGATGGTGTTGCAGTCGGTGGGCGACAAGCTCAAAGATTATTTTATTACGAATCCTTATCTGGACATGAATACAGGTATAGCAGCCACACTCGCACTCGTTTTGTTCGGAGCTATAGCAGGCTATATACCCGCACGAAGAGCAGCAAGGATCAAACCAATCGTAGCACTAAGAGACGAATAA
- a CDS encoding ATP-binding protein: MKLNKTIKGLVKNYFSISLFILLVICSSAMAQDINQAEELRINQLLEKGRKNFAAGNDSYAMSLAKQAESRADKIENVQLAWEARNLKGEIYLSQEKYPETVNLFMNMAMTAEHRQNYSISANAYFSLANTFSSLSAFDKATEYYNKAYEQFERIDYELGMIEISLASGYNSIRAHLLDQAEQEFQNLLALALKDSIEYFEFEAYDALIEIYDAKNDPQKGAKYAKQYYDLIKKEGNSEKSSLLAYHLSQFYDQMKQADRYQEYLDIAIKSYPKNRQAYESQQISFDLPKKLSESEVNKAQLYAQKLEKNALDIIKREEAAILEKEASILDNVHKQEKKQLSDLAHDYLLGDKELDHSALATEYTHQDLLVAHHEYENRERQAELARYKLESEVNRLAKEDEENKRKIAEEEKLILEQEVELQNQQRLYYITILIAVVVLIIILGIEYVRVRRLNKLLAQQQKTIQESNEKLTASNVSIKKFNSDLQLAQTELKQSLQKEKRIRMELEKAHKDLKETHDSLIQAEKMSALGMLTAGIAHELKNPINFISNGVLLIEENAEEVFNHIQNTSGSNDQIEELKSDISELIQDTKFGTTRIQEIVEGLRVYSRKDEVEFQKADVVQVMNAALLILKPKYKHKAEIVKKFDENVPQIDCFQGEINQVFINIIGNGVDALEKHGTITITINNLDNKYVRVIIQDDGTGIPDDVKAKMFSPLFTTKTQSEGTGLGLSITADIIKKHNGKLQLKTKLGVGTAFIITLPVDQPTSTPL; this comes from the coding sequence TTGAAACTAAATAAAACTATAAAAGGACTCGTGAAAAACTACTTTAGCATATCCTTATTCATTCTTTTAGTTATTTGCTCTTCTGCTATGGCGCAAGACATCAATCAGGCAGAAGAATTACGAATTAACCAGCTACTTGAAAAAGGAAGGAAGAACTTTGCTGCTGGAAACGACAGCTATGCTATGAGCCTGGCCAAACAAGCCGAATCACGAGCTGACAAAATAGAAAATGTGCAATTGGCGTGGGAAGCGCGTAACCTAAAGGGGGAAATTTACCTATCCCAGGAAAAATACCCGGAAACAGTCAACTTATTCATGAATATGGCGATGACTGCCGAACACAGGCAGAACTATTCCATATCCGCTAATGCTTATTTCTCTCTAGCCAATACATTTTCAAGTCTTAGTGCATTTGATAAAGCGACAGAGTATTATAACAAGGCCTATGAGCAATTTGAAAGAATAGATTACGAACTGGGAATGATCGAAATCTCACTGGCCTCTGGATACAATTCGATTAGAGCTCACCTACTTGATCAGGCAGAACAAGAGTTTCAAAACCTTTTGGCCCTTGCCTTAAAAGACAGCATCGAGTATTTCGAATTTGAGGCTTATGATGCCCTGATTGAAATCTATGATGCTAAAAACGACCCTCAAAAAGGAGCGAAATATGCCAAACAGTATTATGATCTGATCAAGAAGGAAGGCAACAGCGAGAAATCCAGTTTGCTAGCCTATCATTTGTCCCAATTTTACGATCAGATGAAACAGGCAGACAGATATCAGGAGTATCTGGATATAGCTATCAAAAGCTACCCTAAAAATCGTCAGGCCTATGAATCACAACAAATAAGCTTTGATCTACCCAAGAAGCTTTCTGAATCTGAAGTGAATAAGGCTCAGCTATATGCCCAAAAACTGGAAAAGAATGCACTTGACATCATCAAACGAGAGGAAGCTGCCATTTTAGAGAAAGAAGCGAGCATATTAGACAATGTACATAAGCAGGAAAAAAAGCAATTATCAGATTTGGCACATGACTACCTTTTGGGAGACAAAGAGCTAGATCATTCCGCTTTGGCTACTGAATACACGCATCAGGACCTACTTGTAGCTCATCACGAATATGAAAACCGTGAAAGACAAGCAGAACTGGCCAGATATAAATTGGAATCAGAAGTGAACCGCCTTGCCAAGGAAGATGAAGAAAATAAAAGAAAGATTGCTGAAGAAGAAAAGCTGATTCTGGAGCAGGAAGTAGAATTACAGAATCAGCAAAGGCTCTACTACATAACCATTTTAATAGCAGTCGTTGTTTTGATTATCATCCTAGGGATAGAGTACGTAAGAGTAAGAAGGCTCAACAAGCTTTTGGCACAACAACAAAAGACCATTCAGGAAAGTAATGAAAAACTTACTGCTAGTAACGTTAGCATCAAGAAATTTAACAGCGATCTACAACTCGCACAGACTGAGCTGAAGCAGAGCTTGCAGAAAGAGAAACGCATTAGAATGGAGCTTGAGAAGGCCCATAAAGACTTAAAAGAAACGCACGATAGTTTGATCCAGGCAGAGAAAATGTCAGCTCTTGGTATGCTTACTGCCGGTATTGCCCACGAGCTCAAAAATCCAATCAACTTCATCTCTAATGGAGTGCTGTTGATTGAAGAGAATGCAGAAGAAGTTTTCAATCACATCCAAAACACTAGTGGCTCGAATGATCAGATCGAAGAGCTAAAAAGTGACATCAGCGAATTGATTCAGGATACCAAATTTGGTACTACGAGAATTCAGGAGATTGTTGAAGGGCTGAGAGTTTATTCCAGAAAGGATGAGGTCGAATTTCAGAAAGCTGATGTAGTTCAGGTCATGAATGCAGCTCTATTGATTTTAAAACCCAAGTACAAACACAAGGCAGAAATTGTCAAAAAGTTTGACGAAAACGTTCCTCAGATCGATTGTTTTCAAGGAGAAATCAATCAGGTCTTTATCAACATCATCGGTAATGGAGTAGATGCACTTGAGAAACATGGCACCATCACTATTACCATCAACAATTTGGATAATAAGTATGTAAGAGTCATCATTCAAGATGATGGAACAGGAATCCCAGATGATGTAAAAGCCAAGATGTTTAGTCCACTATTTACGACTAAAACTCAAAGTGAAGGTACAGGCCTAGGGCTTTCTATTACTGCGGACATCATCAAGAAGCACAATGGCAAACTCCAACTCAAAACCAAACTAGGTGTCGGAACAGCCTTTATCATCACTTTACCTGTAGACCAACCTACTAGTACTCCTTTGTAA
- a CDS encoding TolC family protein has protein sequence MKLNISLATLALLFSLSASAQVKKWTLEECVTYALEKNISIQQSQLDVQTAEYNKKSAMGNFLPSVNASATHNWNNGLTQDVTDGTLKVQTTQNTSVGLNAGVNLFQGLTNLNTMHRANLQILANQYQIDGMKDDIALMVANSFLQILFNKETLKVRQSQYDLTQQELERTQTLIANGQLPEGEIYELEANSASQEQQIVVAENNVRLSLINLAQLLLINDYENFDISTEDYDIPASVILDTRPSDIYQKALEIRNEVKVSETNVEIAEVNYDLAVGGISPTLSAFYSYNTRASYQDRAGTPIVNPADPTSDPILGYVTSTQEPVRVPTITSTTVSPDPIYDQFDRNGGHVFGLQLQIPIFNGFRNHVNMQTSRITLEKARLQLENTKIDLESTVYQSYNDALAASKAYVAAEKTLIARQQAYDYAQERFDVGVINSFEFTQTQQQLEAAQSELVRTKFDYIFKIKVLEFFFGIPITE, from the coding sequence ATGAAATTGAATATAAGCCTAGCAACGCTCGCGCTACTATTTAGTCTGAGTGCTTCTGCACAAGTAAAAAAATGGACTCTGGAGGAATGTGTAACCTATGCATTGGAAAAGAACATTTCGATACAGCAAAGTCAATTGGACGTACAAACTGCGGAATACAATAAAAAGAGTGCTATGGGTAACTTCTTACCCTCAGTCAATGCCAGTGCAACCCACAACTGGAACAATGGTTTGACACAAGATGTAACCGATGGAACACTAAAGGTTCAAACTACCCAAAACACTTCAGTCGGTTTAAATGCAGGAGTTAACCTTTTTCAGGGTTTGACAAATCTCAACACGATGCACCGCGCCAACTTGCAGATACTGGCCAACCAGTATCAAATAGATGGCATGAAGGATGACATTGCACTGATGGTGGCCAATTCTTTTCTGCAAATTCTGTTCAATAAGGAAACATTAAAAGTTCGGCAATCGCAATATGACTTGACTCAACAAGAATTAGAGCGAACCCAAACTTTGATTGCAAATGGCCAGTTACCAGAAGGGGAAATCTATGAACTAGAAGCCAACTCTGCTAGTCAAGAACAACAGATCGTAGTGGCTGAAAACAACGTAAGACTGTCGCTGATCAATCTGGCACAACTACTGTTGATCAACGATTATGAAAATTTCGACATCTCTACGGAGGATTATGACATCCCTGCTTCGGTCATTTTGGACACACGCCCATCTGATATTTATCAGAAAGCGCTAGAGATTAGAAATGAGGTCAAAGTGAGTGAGACCAATGTCGAAATAGCTGAGGTCAACTATGATCTAGCTGTAGGAGGAATATCTCCTACTCTTTCAGCATTCTATTCTTACAATACTCGAGCCTCCTATCAGGATAGAGCTGGCACTCCAATTGTAAATCCAGCGGATCCCACAAGCGATCCCATTTTAGGGTATGTGACTAGCACACAAGAACCCGTAAGAGTACCTACTATCACTAGTACTACCGTTTCTCCTGATCCTATTTATGATCAATTTGATAGAAACGGCGGACATGTATTTGGCCTTCAGCTTCAAATCCCCATTTTCAATGGCTTTCGCAATCACGTAAATATGCAGACGAGCAGAATAACATTAGAAAAGGCACGTTTGCAATTAGAAAACACAAAGATAGACTTGGAAAGCACTGTGTACCAATCGTACAATGATGCACTCGCTGCTTCCAAAGCATACGTGGCAGCCGAGAAGACCCTGATCGCCCGTCAGCAGGCCTATGATTATGCTCAGGAGCGATTCGACGTTGGGGTTATCAATTCCTTCGAATTCACTCAGACACAGCAGCAATTAGAGGCTGCACAGTCAGAATTGGTGAGAACCAAATTTGACTATATTTTCAAGATCAAAGTATTAGAATTCTTTTTTGGTATCCCGATCACAGAATAA
- a CDS encoding ABC transporter permease: protein MGFIFSIDTWQEIFDSIRKNKARTIITVIGVLWGIFIYIVLSGAAKGMDNGFEREFKGMAMNSMFVWTRNTSVPYDGFKRGRYFSLKLGDVDILRSKVPEIQYIAPRNNTGNWGSAPAMTVYGTKSGSYTTYGDFPILAKIDAKKIFDGGRFLNDRDIENASKVCVIGERTRDELFEKDEKPVGKFIRIDGIFFQVVGVHKTTEGGGMQSDSDIYIPFTTFSKLYNKGDRVGWFAIAAYPEADVIQVEKDIKKVLKEIHRVAPEDERAIGSFNLGEMFNRIMGFTKGMTFLSLVVGVGTILAGVIGIGNILLISVKERTRELGIRRALGATPGEVRGQILLESIFLTMMAGFMGIILGAVVLSVINSATQGIDFPYTNPTVPLEWIFGALILMVSLGTLIGLIPAQRAVSIKPIDALREE from the coding sequence ATGGGTTTTATTTTCAGTATAGACACCTGGCAAGAGATTTTCGATTCGATTCGAAAAAACAAGGCTAGAACCATCATTACGGTGATTGGAGTACTTTGGGGTATTTTCATCTATATCGTACTTTCAGGAGCTGCCAAAGGCATGGACAATGGGTTCGAACGTGAATTCAAAGGCATGGCCATGAACAGTATGTTTGTGTGGACTCGTAATACGAGCGTTCCCTATGACGGATTTAAAAGAGGAAGATACTTCAGTCTGAAGTTGGGAGATGTAGACATTTTAAGATCTAAAGTTCCTGAAATTCAATACATCGCGCCTCGAAACAACACAGGAAACTGGGGCAGTGCGCCAGCCATGACTGTCTATGGCACCAAAAGCGGATCCTATACCACTTATGGAGATTTTCCCATCCTGGCTAAGATAGATGCCAAGAAAATATTTGACGGAGGGCGATTCCTCAATGATCGAGATATTGAGAATGCCAGTAAAGTCTGTGTCATAGGAGAAAGAACCCGTGATGAGCTCTTCGAAAAAGATGAAAAGCCTGTAGGGAAATTCATCAGAATTGATGGAATATTTTTTCAGGTAGTAGGTGTCCACAAAACCACAGAAGGTGGCGGCATGCAAAGTGATAGTGATATTTATATCCCATTTACCACCTTCAGCAAACTCTACAACAAAGGGGATCGGGTAGGCTGGTTTGCAATTGCAGCTTATCCAGAAGCTGATGTGATTCAGGTAGAAAAGGACATCAAAAAAGTACTCAAGGAAATCCATAGAGTAGCACCAGAAGACGAGCGAGCCATTGGTTCATTTAATCTGGGCGAAATGTTCAACCGAATCATGGGATTCACCAAAGGCATGACATTTTTATCTCTGGTAGTGGGAGTTGGAACCATTTTGGCCGGTGTGATCGGTATTGGCAACATCCTTCTTATTTCGGTCAAAGAACGAACCAGAGAATTAGGAATTAGAAGAGCATTAGGTGCTACTCCTGGTGAGGTTAGAGGACAGATCTTATTAGAATCTATCTTTTTGACCATGATGGCAGGTTTTATGGGAATCATACTTGGTGCGGTGGTGCTCAGTGTGATCAACTCAGCCACTCAAGGAATTGATTTCCCCTATACCAATCCGACCGTACCGTTGGAATGGATATTTGGAGCATTGATCCTAATGGTGTCTTTGGGGACGCTGATAGGGCTCATTCCTGCTCAGCGAGCTGTTAGTATTAAACCTATAGACGCACTAAGAGAAGAATAA
- a CDS encoding response regulator transcription factor has product MKKVLLVEDDSHVCSFINKGLQEEGYGVTVAMDGKQGLDFALANTYELIILDIMLPTMNGLEVCKAIREHKIETPILFLTALGSTENVVIGLDSGADDYLAKPFKFMELLARMRTLLRRSQSLDSSSDNEYVFADLLIDDDTKKVTRNGQPISLTSTEYRLLLMFVKNPKRVLSRVAILEQVWGVDFDMGTNVVDVYVNYLRKKLEKYQGDRLIHTVIGMGYVMREEE; this is encoded by the coding sequence GTGAAGAAAGTATTATTAGTTGAAGATGATAGTCATGTTTGTTCTTTTATCAACAAAGGACTTCAAGAAGAGGGCTATGGTGTCACTGTAGCTATGGATGGTAAACAGGGACTTGATTTTGCCCTGGCCAATACATACGAGTTGATAATCCTAGATATCATGCTGCCAACGATGAATGGCCTGGAGGTGTGTAAGGCGATTCGCGAACATAAGATCGAAACACCAATTTTATTTTTAACCGCATTAGGGAGTACTGAAAATGTGGTGATAGGTCTCGATTCTGGTGCAGATGATTATTTGGCTAAGCCTTTCAAATTTATGGAACTGCTGGCAAGGATGAGAACTTTGCTACGGCGTTCGCAGAGTTTAGATTCCTCATCAGATAATGAGTATGTCTTTGCTGATCTATTGATTGATGACGATACTAAAAAGGTGACTAGAAATGGGCAGCCTATTTCTCTTACATCTACGGAATATCGCCTGTTACTGATGTTTGTCAAAAATCCAAAACGTGTTTTGTCCCGAGTGGCCATATTAGAACAAGTTTGGGGAGTGGATTTTGATATGGGGACCAATGTGGTCGATGTATATGTAAATTACCTTAGAAAGAAGCTGGAAAAATATCAGGGGGATAGGTTGATTCATACAGTGATAGGAATGGGATATGTTATGAGGGAGGAAGAATGA
- a CDS encoding ABC transporter ATP-binding protein: protein MIEVKDVHKSYQMGSNSLKVLKGINLHIEEGELVAIMGSSGSGKSTLLNILGMLDEADTGEYILDNVLIKNLNETKAANYRNKFLGFVFQSFNLINYKSATDNVALPLLYQKVNRKERHQIALQYLEKVGLGQWADHLPSEMSGGQKQRVAIARALAATPKVLLADEPTGALDSTTSYEVMDLIQKINDEGKTILIVTHEEDIAHMCKRIIRLKDGVITEDTKVEQVRAEKHVQ, encoded by the coding sequence ATGATAGAAGTTAAAGACGTACACAAGTCTTATCAAATGGGTAGTAATTCCTTGAAAGTATTAAAAGGGATTAACCTACATATCGAAGAGGGAGAACTCGTAGCGATTATGGGTTCGTCCGGATCAGGGAAATCAACTTTACTCAACATACTGGGAATGCTAGACGAGGCAGATACAGGTGAGTACATCCTGGACAATGTCTTGATCAAAAACCTGAATGAAACTAAAGCTGCCAACTACAGAAACAAATTTTTGGGATTTGTGTTTCAGTCCTTCAACCTGATCAATTACAAATCTGCCACCGACAATGTAGCCCTTCCCTTACTTTACCAAAAAGTAAACCGAAAAGAAAGACATCAAATAGCGCTTCAATATCTGGAGAAAGTAGGCCTGGGACAGTGGGCAGATCACCTACCAAGCGAAATGTCTGGGGGACAAAAACAAAGGGTTGCCATTGCCAGAGCACTAGCAGCGACTCCCAAAGTTCTGTTGGCAGATGAGCCGACGGGGGCATTAGATTCCACTACTTCCTATGAGGTGATGGATTTGATTCAAAAGATCAACGATGAAGGCAAGACCATCTTGATCGTGACACACGAAGAGGATATTGCTCATATGTGTAAGCGCATCATCCGACTGAAGGATGGGGTCATTACAGAGGATACCAAAGTCGAACAAGTTAGAGCAGAAAAACATGTTCAGTAG
- a CDS encoding beta-N-acetylhexosaminidase: protein MKKILFAIVCLWSSAVMAQNTNGIENLMPWPKQIEIGEGKFRLDESFELGMMGFQSPRLIAASTRYIDRMTNRTGLFLDQGWITAADSNASASLIIEVEREGEVLLGEDESYQLTIDENQIRLLATTDIGAVRGFQTLFQLISIDEKGYYLPQVDIVDEPRFQWRGLMIDASRHFQPVGVIKRNLDGMEAVKLNVLHLHLCDDHGYRVESKKFPKLNELASEGQYYTVEELKGIIKYAADRGIRVMPEIDVPGHASALLTAFPELGSKDTTYSLVRNAGVFDPTLNPIKEETYEFLDQLFGEVAEIFPDPYFHIGGDENEGHHWDQNQEIQAFMKANGLKNNHELQTYFNQHLFEILGKYDKYMMGWDEIHTEGIPKETVIHSWRGGGQDLADTTTLFAAARQGYKTVLSNGYYIDLMRPASHHYLRDPYFGYELEDEMKNNILGGEATQWSELVVPLTVDSRIWPRMGAIAERFWSPAEIRDVRDMYSRMFKLSLILEHYGLQHIAGKDILLRNLANSRNVEPVRILVDVLEPMKGYTRNAGGFMYDVFSPYTKLADATTADALDALKMDYLVEDYKDRKIGSDALVAQFNLWESNDEALRAIVLQSPILDQALPHSANLKILSQDALVAIEHIDSGRKPSKKWYKEALQHLEEAKSQSGRVELQIIDPVAELVEMTQTIRSNQD, encoded by the coding sequence ATGAAGAAGATATTATTTGCGATCGTTTGTCTTTGGAGTAGTGCTGTGATGGCACAAAATACAAATGGTATTGAGAATCTGATGCCATGGCCTAAGCAAATCGAGATTGGAGAGGGGAAGTTTAGATTAGATGAGAGTTTTGAGTTGGGGATGATGGGTTTTCAGTCACCCAGACTCATTGCCGCCTCTACTCGATACATCGATCGCATGACCAACCGAACAGGCTTGTTCTTAGACCAGGGCTGGATCACAGCGGCAGATTCTAATGCTTCTGCTTCCTTGATTATTGAGGTAGAAAGAGAAGGAGAGGTGCTGTTAGGTGAGGATGAAAGCTATCAACTGACCATCGATGAGAACCAGATCCGATTATTAGCTACTACCGATATTGGTGCTGTCCGTGGATTTCAAACCTTGTTTCAACTCATTTCCATAGATGAAAAAGGCTATTATTTGCCACAGGTAGACATAGTAGATGAGCCAAGATTTCAATGGAGGGGATTGATGATAGACGCCTCACGTCATTTTCAGCCGGTGGGTGTGATTAAGCGGAATTTGGATGGCATGGAAGCTGTAAAGCTGAATGTGCTGCATCTTCATCTTTGTGATGACCATGGTTATAGAGTGGAGTCAAAGAAATTTCCTAAGCTGAATGAGTTGGCCTCAGAAGGGCAATACTATACGGTAGAAGAGCTAAAAGGAATCATAAAGTATGCTGCAGACCGTGGGATACGAGTAATGCCCGAAATCGATGTGCCAGGACATGCTTCAGCCCTGCTCACCGCCTTTCCAGAATTGGGAAGCAAAGACACGACTTACTCGCTGGTTCGAAATGCCGGAGTTTTCGATCCTACTTTGAATCCTATCAAGGAGGAAACCTATGAGTTTTTGGATCAGCTGTTTGGAGAGGTTGCTGAGATATTTCCAGATCCCTATTTCCATATCGGGGGAGATGAAAATGAAGGACATCACTGGGATCAAAACCAGGAGATACAGGCTTTCATGAAAGCCAATGGACTAAAAAACAATCATGAGCTACAGACTTATTTCAATCAACATCTCTTCGAGATTTTAGGCAAGTATGATAAATACATGATGGGCTGGGATGAAATCCATACGGAAGGCATCCCGAAAGAGACGGTGATTCATTCCTGGAGAGGAGGGGGGCAAGATTTGGCGGATACCACCACCTTATTTGCTGCAGCCAGACAAGGCTACAAAACAGTGCTGTCCAATGGATACTATATAGATCTGATGCGACCAGCGTCGCATCATTATCTCAGAGACCCATATTTTGGATATGAATTAGAGGACGAGATGAAAAACAATATTCTGGGTGGTGAAGCGACACAGTGGAGTGAATTGGTGGTTCCATTGACAGTCGATAGCAGAATCTGGCCTAGAATGGGTGCGATAGCAGAACGTTTTTGGTCACCTGCTGAAATACGGGATGTTAGAGATATGTACAGCAGAATGTTCAAGCTTTCATTGATTTTAGAGCATTATGGCTTGCAGCATATTGCGGGCAAGGATATCCTACTGAGGAACCTTGCCAATTCAAGAAATGTAGAACCTGTTCGAATCCTGGTAGATGTATTGGAGCCGATGAAGGGATATACAAGAAACGCCGGAGGTTTTATGTACGATGTGTTTTCTCCCTATACCAAACTAGCTGATGCTACTACTGCTGATGCCTTGGATGCTTTGAAGATGGATTATTTGGTGGAGGATTATAAAGACAGAAAAATTGGTTCAGATGCTCTGGTAGCTCAATTTAATCTATGGGAATCCAACGATGAGGCCCTTCGAGCGATTGTTTTGCAATCACCGATACTGGATCAGGCATTGCCTCATAGTGCCAACTTGAAAATCCTTTCTCAAGATGCGCTGGTCGCCATCGAGCATATTGATTCGGGACGAAAACCAAGCAAGAAATGGTATAAAGAAGCCCTCCAACACCTGGAGGAGGCAAAGAGTCAAAGTGGAAGAGTAGAGTTGCAGATCATCGACCCAGTGGCAGAGCTGGTCGAGATGACCCAAACCATTCGTTCCAACCAAGATTAG